From a region of the Chlorocebus sabaeus isolate Y175 chromosome 23, mChlSab1.0.hap1, whole genome shotgun sequence genome:
- the JADE2 gene encoding E3 ubiquitin-protein ligase Jade-2 isoform X3, which translates to MEEKRRKYSISSDNSDTTDSHATSTSASRCSKLPSSTKSGWPRQNEKKPSEVFRTDLITAMKIPDSYQLSPDDYYILADPWRQEWEKGVQVPAGAEAIPEPVVRILPPLEGPPAQASPSSTTLGEGSQPDWPGGSRYDLDEIDAYWLELINSELKEMERPELDELTLERVLEELETLCHQNMARAIETQEGLGIEYDEDVVCDVCRSPEGEDGNEMVFCDKCNVCVHQACYGILKVPTGSWLCRTCALGVQPKCLLCPKRGGALKPTRSGTKWVHVSCALWIPEVSIGCPEKMEPITKISHIPASRWALSCSLCKECTGTCIQCSMPSCVTAFHVTCAFDHSLEMRTILADNDEVKFKSFCQEHSDGGPRNEPTSEPAEPSQAGEDLEKVTLRKQRLQQLEEDFYELVEPAEVAERLDLAEALVDFIYQYWKLKRKANANQPLLTPKTDEVDNLAQQEQDVLYRRLKLFTHLRQDLERVRNLCYMVTRRERTKHAICKLQEQIFHLQMKLIEQDLCRAGLSTSFPIDGTFFNSWLAQSVQITAENMAMSEWPLNNGHREDPAPGLLSEELLQDEETLLSFMRDPSLRPGDPARKARGRTRLPAKKKPPPPPPQDGPGSRTTPDKAPKKTWGQDAGSGKGGQGPPTRKPPRRTSSHLPSSPAAGDCPILATPESPPPLAPETPDEAASVAADSDVQVPGPAASPKPLGRLRPPRESKVTRRLPGARPDAGMGPPSAVAERPKVSLHFDTETDGYFSDGEMSDSDVEAEDGGVQRGPREAGAEEVVRMGVLAS; encoded by the exons GTTTTCCGGACAGACTTGATCACAGCCATGAAGATCCCGGACTCATACCAGCTCAGCCCAGATGACTACTACATCCTGGCAGACCCATGGCGACAGGAGTGGGAGAAAGGTGTGCAGGTGCCCGCCGGGGCAGAGGCCATCCCAGAGCCCGTGGTGAG GATCCTCCCGCCGCTGGAAGGCCCCCCTGCCCAGGCATCCCCAAGCAGCACCACGCTTGGTGAAGGCTCCCAGCCTGATTGGCCAGGGGGCAGCCGCTATGACCTGGACGAGATTGACGCCTACTGGCTGGAGCTGATCAACTCAGAGCTTAAGGAGATGG AGAGGCCGGAGCTGGATGAGCTGACATTAGAGCGTGTGCTGGAGGAACTGGAGACCCTGTGCCACCAGAATATGGCCAGGGCCATCGAGACGCAGGAGGGGCTGGGCATCGAGTACGACGAGGATGTTGTCTGCGACGTGTGTCGCTCTCCTGAGGGCGAGGATGGCAACGAGATGGTCTTCTGTGACAAGTGCAACGTCTGTGTGCATCAG GCATGCTACGGGATCCTCAAGGTGCCCACGGGCAGCTGGCTGTGCCGGACGTGTGCCCTGGGTGTCCAGCCAAAGTGCCTGCTCTGCCCCAAGCGAGGAGGAGCCTTGAAGCCCACCAGAAGTGGGACCAAGTGGGTGCACGTCAGCTGCGCCCTATGGATTCCTGAG GTCAGCATCGGCTGCCCAGAGAAGATGGAGCCCATCACCAAGATCTCGCATATCCCAGCCAGCCGCTGGGCTCTGTCCTGCAGCCTCTGCAAGGAATGCACAGGCACCTGCATCCAG TGTTCCATGCCTTCCTGCGTCACGGCATTCCATGTCACATGCGCCTTTGACCACAGCCTGGAAATGCGGACTATATTAGCAGACAATGATGAGGTCAAGTTCAAGTCATTCTGCCAGGAACACAGTGATGGGGGCCCACGTAATGAGCCCACATCTGAGCCTGCAGAGCCCAGCCAGGCTGGTGAGGACCTGGAAAAGGTGACCCTGCGCAAGCAGCGGCTGCAGCAGCTAGAGGAGGACTTCTATGAGCTGGTGGAACCTGCTGAGGTGGCTGAGCGGCTGGACCTGGCTGAGGCACTGGTCGACTTCATCTACCAGTACTGGAAGCTGAAGAGGAAAGCCAATGCCAACCAGCCGCTGCTGACCCCCAAGACTGACGAGGTGGACAACCTGGCCCAGCAGGAGCAGGACGTCCTCTACCGCCGCCTGAAGCTCTTCACCCATCTGCGGCAGGACCTAGAGAGG GTTAGAAATCTGTGCTACATGGTGACAAGGCGCGAGAGAACGAAACACGCCATCTGCAAACTCCAGGAGCAGATATTCCACCTGCAGATGAAACTTATTGAACAGGATCTGTGTCGAG cAGGCCTGTCCACCTCATTCCCCATCGATGGCACCTTCTTCAACAGCTGGCTGGCACAGTCAGTGCAGATCACAGCAGAGAACATGGCCATGAGCGAGTGGCCGCTGAACAATGGGCATCGCGAGGACCCTGCTCCGGGGCTGCTGTCAGAGGAGCTGCTGCAGGATGAGGAGACACTGCTCAGCTTCATGCGGGACCCCTCGCTGCGACCTGGCGACCCTGCTAGGAAGGCCCGAGGCCGCACCCGCCTGCCTGCCAAGaagaaaccaccaccaccaccaccgcagGACGGGCCTGGTTCACGGACGACTCCAGACAAAGCCCCCAAGAAGACCTGGGGCCAGGATGCAGGCAGCGGCAAGGGGGGTCAAGGGCCACCTACCAGGAAGCCACCACGTCGGACGTCTTCTCACTTGCCATCCAGCCCTGCAGCCGGGGACTGTCCCATCCTAGCCACCCCTGAAAGCCCCCCACCACTGGCCCCTGAGACCCCGGACGAGGCAGCCTCAGTAGCTGCTGACTCAGATGTCCAAGTGCCTGGCCCTGCAGCGAGCCCTAAGCCTTTGGGCCGGCTCCGGCCGCCCCGCGAGAGCAAGGTAACCCGGAGATTGCCGGGTGCGAGGCCTGATGCTGGAATGGGACCACCTTCAGCTGTGGCTGAGAGGCCCAAGGTCAGCCTGCATTTTGACACTGAGACTGATGGCTACTTCTCTGATGGGGAGATGAGCGACTCAGATGTAGAGGCCGAGGACGGTGGGGTGCAGCGGGGTCcccgggaggcaggggcagaGGAGGTGGTCCGCATGGGAGTACTGGCCTCCTAA
- the JADE2 gene encoding E3 ubiquitin-protein ligase Jade-2 isoform X1, giving the protein MEEKRRKYSISSDNSDTTDSHATSTSASRCSKLPSSTKSGWPRQNEKKPSEVFRTDLITAMKIPDSYQLSPDDYYILADPWRQEWEKGVQVPAGAEAIPEPVVRILPPLEGPPAQASPSSTTLGEGSQPDWPGGSRYDLDEIDAYWLELINSELKEMERPELDELTLERVLEELETLCHQNMARAIETQEGLGIEYDEDVVCDVCRSPEGEDGNEMVFCDKCNVCVHQACYGILKVPTGSWLCRTCALGVQPKCLLCPKRGGALKPTRSGTKWVHVSCALWIPEVSIGCPEKMEPITKISHIPASRWALSCSLCKECTGTCIQCSMPSCVTAFHVTCAFDHSLEMRTILADNDEVKFKSFCQEHSDGGPRNEPTSEPAEPSQAGEDLEKVTLRKQRLQQLEEDFYELVEPAEVAERLDLAEALVDFIYQYWKLKRKANANQPLLTPKTDEVDNLAQQEQDVLYRRLKLFTHLRQDLERVRNLCYMVTRRERTKHAICKLQEQIFHLQMKLIEQDLCRERSGRRAKGKKSDSKRKGCEGSKGSTEKKEKVKAGPDSVLGQLAGLSTSFPIDGTFFNSWLAQSVQITAENMAMSEWPLNNGHREDPAPGLLSEELLQDEETLLSFMRDPSLRPGDPARKARGRTRLPAKKKPPPPPPQDGPGSRTTPDKAPKKTWGQDAGSGKGGQGPPTRKPPRRTSSHLPSSPAAGDCPILATPESPPPLAPETPDEAASVAADSDVQVPGPAASPKPLGRLRPPRESKVTRRLPGARPDAGMGPPSAVAERPKVSLHFDTETDGYFSDGEMSDSDVEAEDGGVQRGPREAGAEEVVRMGVLAS; this is encoded by the exons GTTTTCCGGACAGACTTGATCACAGCCATGAAGATCCCGGACTCATACCAGCTCAGCCCAGATGACTACTACATCCTGGCAGACCCATGGCGACAGGAGTGGGAGAAAGGTGTGCAGGTGCCCGCCGGGGCAGAGGCCATCCCAGAGCCCGTGGTGAG GATCCTCCCGCCGCTGGAAGGCCCCCCTGCCCAGGCATCCCCAAGCAGCACCACGCTTGGTGAAGGCTCCCAGCCTGATTGGCCAGGGGGCAGCCGCTATGACCTGGACGAGATTGACGCCTACTGGCTGGAGCTGATCAACTCAGAGCTTAAGGAGATGG AGAGGCCGGAGCTGGATGAGCTGACATTAGAGCGTGTGCTGGAGGAACTGGAGACCCTGTGCCACCAGAATATGGCCAGGGCCATCGAGACGCAGGAGGGGCTGGGCATCGAGTACGACGAGGATGTTGTCTGCGACGTGTGTCGCTCTCCTGAGGGCGAGGATGGCAACGAGATGGTCTTCTGTGACAAGTGCAACGTCTGTGTGCATCAG GCATGCTACGGGATCCTCAAGGTGCCCACGGGCAGCTGGCTGTGCCGGACGTGTGCCCTGGGTGTCCAGCCAAAGTGCCTGCTCTGCCCCAAGCGAGGAGGAGCCTTGAAGCCCACCAGAAGTGGGACCAAGTGGGTGCACGTCAGCTGCGCCCTATGGATTCCTGAG GTCAGCATCGGCTGCCCAGAGAAGATGGAGCCCATCACCAAGATCTCGCATATCCCAGCCAGCCGCTGGGCTCTGTCCTGCAGCCTCTGCAAGGAATGCACAGGCACCTGCATCCAG TGTTCCATGCCTTCCTGCGTCACGGCATTCCATGTCACATGCGCCTTTGACCACAGCCTGGAAATGCGGACTATATTAGCAGACAATGATGAGGTCAAGTTCAAGTCATTCTGCCAGGAACACAGTGATGGGGGCCCACGTAATGAGCCCACATCTGAGCCTGCAGAGCCCAGCCAGGCTGGTGAGGACCTGGAAAAGGTGACCCTGCGCAAGCAGCGGCTGCAGCAGCTAGAGGAGGACTTCTATGAGCTGGTGGAACCTGCTGAGGTGGCTGAGCGGCTGGACCTGGCTGAGGCACTGGTCGACTTCATCTACCAGTACTGGAAGCTGAAGAGGAAAGCCAATGCCAACCAGCCGCTGCTGACCCCCAAGACTGACGAGGTGGACAACCTGGCCCAGCAGGAGCAGGACGTCCTCTACCGCCGCCTGAAGCTCTTCACCCATCTGCGGCAGGACCTAGAGAGG GTTAGAAATCTGTGCTACATGGTGACAAGGCGCGAGAGAACGAAACACGCCATCTGCAAACTCCAGGAGCAGATATTCCACCTGCAGATGAAACTTATTGAACAGGATCTGTGTCGAG AGCGGTCTGGGAGGAGAGCAAAGGGCAAGAAGAGTGACTCGAAGAGGAAGGGCTGCGAGGGCTCCAAGGGCAGCactgagaagaaagagaaagtgaaggCGGGGCCTGACTCAGTCCTGGGGCAGCTGG cAGGCCTGTCCACCTCATTCCCCATCGATGGCACCTTCTTCAACAGCTGGCTGGCACAGTCAGTGCAGATCACAGCAGAGAACATGGCCATGAGCGAGTGGCCGCTGAACAATGGGCATCGCGAGGACCCTGCTCCGGGGCTGCTGTCAGAGGAGCTGCTGCAGGATGAGGAGACACTGCTCAGCTTCATGCGGGACCCCTCGCTGCGACCTGGCGACCCTGCTAGGAAGGCCCGAGGCCGCACCCGCCTGCCTGCCAAGaagaaaccaccaccaccaccaccgcagGACGGGCCTGGTTCACGGACGACTCCAGACAAAGCCCCCAAGAAGACCTGGGGCCAGGATGCAGGCAGCGGCAAGGGGGGTCAAGGGCCACCTACCAGGAAGCCACCACGTCGGACGTCTTCTCACTTGCCATCCAGCCCTGCAGCCGGGGACTGTCCCATCCTAGCCACCCCTGAAAGCCCCCCACCACTGGCCCCTGAGACCCCGGACGAGGCAGCCTCAGTAGCTGCTGACTCAGATGTCCAAGTGCCTGGCCCTGCAGCGAGCCCTAAGCCTTTGGGCCGGCTCCGGCCGCCCCGCGAGAGCAAGGTAACCCGGAGATTGCCGGGTGCGAGGCCTGATGCTGGAATGGGACCACCTTCAGCTGTGGCTGAGAGGCCCAAGGTCAGCCTGCATTTTGACACTGAGACTGATGGCTACTTCTCTGATGGGGAGATGAGCGACTCAGATGTAGAGGCCGAGGACGGTGGGGTGCAGCGGGGTCcccgggaggcaggggcagaGGAGGTGGTCCGCATGGGAGTACTGGCCTCCTAA
- the JADE2 gene encoding E3 ubiquitin-protein ligase Jade-2 isoform X2, whose translation MEEKRRKYSISSDNSDTTDSHATSTSASRCSKLPSSTKSGWPRQNEKKPSEVFRTDLITAMKIPDSYQLSPDDYYILADPWRQEWEKGVQVPAGAEAIPEPVVRILPPLEGPPAQASPSSTTLGEGSQPDWPGGSRYDLDEIDAYWLELINSELKEMERPELDELTLERVLEELETLCHQNMARAIETQEGLGIEYDEDVVCDVCRSPEGEDGNEMVFCDKCNVCVHQACYGILKVPTGSWLCRTCALGVQPKCLLCPKRGGALKPTRSGTKWVHVSCALWIPEVSIGCPEKMEPITKISHIPASRWALSCSLCKECTGTCIQCSMPSCVTAFHVTCAFDHSLEMRTILADNDEVKFKSFCQEHSDGGPRNEPTSEPAEPSQAGEDLEKVTLRKQRLQQLEEDFYELVEPAEVAERLDLAEALVDFIYQYWKLKRKANANQPLLTPKTDEVDNLAQQEQDVLYRRLKLFTHLRQDLERVRNLCYMVTRRERTKHAICKLQEQIFHLQMKLIEQDLCRERSGRRAKGKKSDSKRKGCEGSKGSTEKKEKVKAGPDSVLGQLGLSTSFPIDGTFFNSWLAQSVQITAENMAMSEWPLNNGHREDPAPGLLSEELLQDEETLLSFMRDPSLRPGDPARKARGRTRLPAKKKPPPPPPQDGPGSRTTPDKAPKKTWGQDAGSGKGGQGPPTRKPPRRTSSHLPSSPAAGDCPILATPESPPPLAPETPDEAASVAADSDVQVPGPAASPKPLGRLRPPRESKVTRRLPGARPDAGMGPPSAVAERPKVSLHFDTETDGYFSDGEMSDSDVEAEDGGVQRGPREAGAEEVVRMGVLAS comes from the exons GTTTTCCGGACAGACTTGATCACAGCCATGAAGATCCCGGACTCATACCAGCTCAGCCCAGATGACTACTACATCCTGGCAGACCCATGGCGACAGGAGTGGGAGAAAGGTGTGCAGGTGCCCGCCGGGGCAGAGGCCATCCCAGAGCCCGTGGTGAG GATCCTCCCGCCGCTGGAAGGCCCCCCTGCCCAGGCATCCCCAAGCAGCACCACGCTTGGTGAAGGCTCCCAGCCTGATTGGCCAGGGGGCAGCCGCTATGACCTGGACGAGATTGACGCCTACTGGCTGGAGCTGATCAACTCAGAGCTTAAGGAGATGG AGAGGCCGGAGCTGGATGAGCTGACATTAGAGCGTGTGCTGGAGGAACTGGAGACCCTGTGCCACCAGAATATGGCCAGGGCCATCGAGACGCAGGAGGGGCTGGGCATCGAGTACGACGAGGATGTTGTCTGCGACGTGTGTCGCTCTCCTGAGGGCGAGGATGGCAACGAGATGGTCTTCTGTGACAAGTGCAACGTCTGTGTGCATCAG GCATGCTACGGGATCCTCAAGGTGCCCACGGGCAGCTGGCTGTGCCGGACGTGTGCCCTGGGTGTCCAGCCAAAGTGCCTGCTCTGCCCCAAGCGAGGAGGAGCCTTGAAGCCCACCAGAAGTGGGACCAAGTGGGTGCACGTCAGCTGCGCCCTATGGATTCCTGAG GTCAGCATCGGCTGCCCAGAGAAGATGGAGCCCATCACCAAGATCTCGCATATCCCAGCCAGCCGCTGGGCTCTGTCCTGCAGCCTCTGCAAGGAATGCACAGGCACCTGCATCCAG TGTTCCATGCCTTCCTGCGTCACGGCATTCCATGTCACATGCGCCTTTGACCACAGCCTGGAAATGCGGACTATATTAGCAGACAATGATGAGGTCAAGTTCAAGTCATTCTGCCAGGAACACAGTGATGGGGGCCCACGTAATGAGCCCACATCTGAGCCTGCAGAGCCCAGCCAGGCTGGTGAGGACCTGGAAAAGGTGACCCTGCGCAAGCAGCGGCTGCAGCAGCTAGAGGAGGACTTCTATGAGCTGGTGGAACCTGCTGAGGTGGCTGAGCGGCTGGACCTGGCTGAGGCACTGGTCGACTTCATCTACCAGTACTGGAAGCTGAAGAGGAAAGCCAATGCCAACCAGCCGCTGCTGACCCCCAAGACTGACGAGGTGGACAACCTGGCCCAGCAGGAGCAGGACGTCCTCTACCGCCGCCTGAAGCTCTTCACCCATCTGCGGCAGGACCTAGAGAGG GTTAGAAATCTGTGCTACATGGTGACAAGGCGCGAGAGAACGAAACACGCCATCTGCAAACTCCAGGAGCAGATATTCCACCTGCAGATGAAACTTATTGAACAGGATCTGTGTCGAG AGCGGTCTGGGAGGAGAGCAAAGGGCAAGAAGAGTGACTCGAAGAGGAAGGGCTGCGAGGGCTCCAAGGGCAGCactgagaagaaagagaaagtgaaggCGGGGCCTGACTCAGTCCTGGGGCAGCTGG GCCTGTCCACCTCATTCCCCATCGATGGCACCTTCTTCAACAGCTGGCTGGCACAGTCAGTGCAGATCACAGCAGAGAACATGGCCATGAGCGAGTGGCCGCTGAACAATGGGCATCGCGAGGACCCTGCTCCGGGGCTGCTGTCAGAGGAGCTGCTGCAGGATGAGGAGACACTGCTCAGCTTCATGCGGGACCCCTCGCTGCGACCTGGCGACCCTGCTAGGAAGGCCCGAGGCCGCACCCGCCTGCCTGCCAAGaagaaaccaccaccaccaccaccgcagGACGGGCCTGGTTCACGGACGACTCCAGACAAAGCCCCCAAGAAGACCTGGGGCCAGGATGCAGGCAGCGGCAAGGGGGGTCAAGGGCCACCTACCAGGAAGCCACCACGTCGGACGTCTTCTCACTTGCCATCCAGCCCTGCAGCCGGGGACTGTCCCATCCTAGCCACCCCTGAAAGCCCCCCACCACTGGCCCCTGAGACCCCGGACGAGGCAGCCTCAGTAGCTGCTGACTCAGATGTCCAAGTGCCTGGCCCTGCAGCGAGCCCTAAGCCTTTGGGCCGGCTCCGGCCGCCCCGCGAGAGCAAGGTAACCCGGAGATTGCCGGGTGCGAGGCCTGATGCTGGAATGGGACCACCTTCAGCTGTGGCTGAGAGGCCCAAGGTCAGCCTGCATTTTGACACTGAGACTGATGGCTACTTCTCTGATGGGGAGATGAGCGACTCAGATGTAGAGGCCGAGGACGGTGGGGTGCAGCGGGGTCcccgggaggcaggggcagaGGAGGTGGTCCGCATGGGAGTACTGGCCTCCTAA
- the JADE2 gene encoding E3 ubiquitin-protein ligase Jade-2 isoform X4: MEEKRRKYSISSDNSDTTDSHATSTSASRCSKLPSSTKSGWPRQNEKKPSEVFRTDLITAMKIPDSYQLSPDDYYILADPWRQEWEKGVQVPAGAEAIPEPVVRILPPLEGPPAQASPSSTTLGEGSQPDWPGGSRYDLDEIDAYWLELINSELKEMERPELDELTLERVLEELETLCHQNMARAIETQEGLGIEYDEDVVCDVCRSPEGEDGNEMVFCDKCNVCVHQACYGILKVPTGSWLCRTCALGVQPKCLLCPKRGGALKPTRSGTKWVHVSCALWIPEVSIGCPEKMEPITKISHIPASRWALSCSLCKECTGTCIQCSMPSCVTAFHVTCAFDHSLEMRTILADNDEVKFKSFCQEHSDGGPRNEPTSEPAEPSQAGEDLEKVTLRKQRLQQLEEDFYELVEPAEVAERLDLAEALVDFIYQYWKLKRKANANQPLLTPKTDEVDNLAQQEQDVLYRRLKLFTHLRQDLERVRNLCYMVTRRERTKHAICKLQEQIFHLQMKLIEQDLCRGLSTSFPIDGTFFNSWLAQSVQITAENMAMSEWPLNNGHREDPAPGLLSEELLQDEETLLSFMRDPSLRPGDPARKARGRTRLPAKKKPPPPPPQDGPGSRTTPDKAPKKTWGQDAGSGKGGQGPPTRKPPRRTSSHLPSSPAAGDCPILATPESPPPLAPETPDEAASVAADSDVQVPGPAASPKPLGRLRPPRESKVTRRLPGARPDAGMGPPSAVAERPKVSLHFDTETDGYFSDGEMSDSDVEAEDGGVQRGPREAGAEEVVRMGVLAS; this comes from the exons GTTTTCCGGACAGACTTGATCACAGCCATGAAGATCCCGGACTCATACCAGCTCAGCCCAGATGACTACTACATCCTGGCAGACCCATGGCGACAGGAGTGGGAGAAAGGTGTGCAGGTGCCCGCCGGGGCAGAGGCCATCCCAGAGCCCGTGGTGAG GATCCTCCCGCCGCTGGAAGGCCCCCCTGCCCAGGCATCCCCAAGCAGCACCACGCTTGGTGAAGGCTCCCAGCCTGATTGGCCAGGGGGCAGCCGCTATGACCTGGACGAGATTGACGCCTACTGGCTGGAGCTGATCAACTCAGAGCTTAAGGAGATGG AGAGGCCGGAGCTGGATGAGCTGACATTAGAGCGTGTGCTGGAGGAACTGGAGACCCTGTGCCACCAGAATATGGCCAGGGCCATCGAGACGCAGGAGGGGCTGGGCATCGAGTACGACGAGGATGTTGTCTGCGACGTGTGTCGCTCTCCTGAGGGCGAGGATGGCAACGAGATGGTCTTCTGTGACAAGTGCAACGTCTGTGTGCATCAG GCATGCTACGGGATCCTCAAGGTGCCCACGGGCAGCTGGCTGTGCCGGACGTGTGCCCTGGGTGTCCAGCCAAAGTGCCTGCTCTGCCCCAAGCGAGGAGGAGCCTTGAAGCCCACCAGAAGTGGGACCAAGTGGGTGCACGTCAGCTGCGCCCTATGGATTCCTGAG GTCAGCATCGGCTGCCCAGAGAAGATGGAGCCCATCACCAAGATCTCGCATATCCCAGCCAGCCGCTGGGCTCTGTCCTGCAGCCTCTGCAAGGAATGCACAGGCACCTGCATCCAG TGTTCCATGCCTTCCTGCGTCACGGCATTCCATGTCACATGCGCCTTTGACCACAGCCTGGAAATGCGGACTATATTAGCAGACAATGATGAGGTCAAGTTCAAGTCATTCTGCCAGGAACACAGTGATGGGGGCCCACGTAATGAGCCCACATCTGAGCCTGCAGAGCCCAGCCAGGCTGGTGAGGACCTGGAAAAGGTGACCCTGCGCAAGCAGCGGCTGCAGCAGCTAGAGGAGGACTTCTATGAGCTGGTGGAACCTGCTGAGGTGGCTGAGCGGCTGGACCTGGCTGAGGCACTGGTCGACTTCATCTACCAGTACTGGAAGCTGAAGAGGAAAGCCAATGCCAACCAGCCGCTGCTGACCCCCAAGACTGACGAGGTGGACAACCTGGCCCAGCAGGAGCAGGACGTCCTCTACCGCCGCCTGAAGCTCTTCACCCATCTGCGGCAGGACCTAGAGAGG GTTAGAAATCTGTGCTACATGGTGACAAGGCGCGAGAGAACGAAACACGCCATCTGCAAACTCCAGGAGCAGATATTCCACCTGCAGATGAAACTTATTGAACAGGATCTGTGTCGAG GCCTGTCCACCTCATTCCCCATCGATGGCACCTTCTTCAACAGCTGGCTGGCACAGTCAGTGCAGATCACAGCAGAGAACATGGCCATGAGCGAGTGGCCGCTGAACAATGGGCATCGCGAGGACCCTGCTCCGGGGCTGCTGTCAGAGGAGCTGCTGCAGGATGAGGAGACACTGCTCAGCTTCATGCGGGACCCCTCGCTGCGACCTGGCGACCCTGCTAGGAAGGCCCGAGGCCGCACCCGCCTGCCTGCCAAGaagaaaccaccaccaccaccaccgcagGACGGGCCTGGTTCACGGACGACTCCAGACAAAGCCCCCAAGAAGACCTGGGGCCAGGATGCAGGCAGCGGCAAGGGGGGTCAAGGGCCACCTACCAGGAAGCCACCACGTCGGACGTCTTCTCACTTGCCATCCAGCCCTGCAGCCGGGGACTGTCCCATCCTAGCCACCCCTGAAAGCCCCCCACCACTGGCCCCTGAGACCCCGGACGAGGCAGCCTCAGTAGCTGCTGACTCAGATGTCCAAGTGCCTGGCCCTGCAGCGAGCCCTAAGCCTTTGGGCCGGCTCCGGCCGCCCCGCGAGAGCAAGGTAACCCGGAGATTGCCGGGTGCGAGGCCTGATGCTGGAATGGGACCACCTTCAGCTGTGGCTGAGAGGCCCAAGGTCAGCCTGCATTTTGACACTGAGACTGATGGCTACTTCTCTGATGGGGAGATGAGCGACTCAGATGTAGAGGCCGAGGACGGTGGGGTGCAGCGGGGTCcccgggaggcaggggcagaGGAGGTGGTCCGCATGGGAGTACTGGCCTCCTAA